The window TACAGAAAATTGTGGCACAGTAGCTATATTAAGAGAAAAGCTTTAAAGTACATAAACGTAAAGGATGATTGTGATTAAGATACCAACACATTTTCAATCTTCCCCCAATAGAAACTGTTGTTCGCTGTCTTTTTGCACTATTTATTGCTTTGATGTCAAATCACGTGATAACAGATCTCACCTTTAACAAAAGAATGAATATAGagagaataaaacaaactttattgCCTTGTCAATGTTGATGTGCTTATATCATTTAAGTGTTTATAACAGTCCAGATTTGACCTAGTGCGAGATCAAATGACCTGAATCTGTTGATTGACACTGGAAACCATGATCTCTGTTAAAGCTGTGCTTTACTGAGCCCACATTATAAAATGTAACAAACACTCGTGTGAAACTGGAAAAGGAAAAGGTACATCAGTGACTGATCAACTTGTTGAAATCGATTTAATTGGTAACAGAACATTTCAAGTTTAATTGGAAAAGGATCTGAAAGCATCTGAAATTAAAGCGGTCCATAATATTTATATAGATATACATTAGCTACTGATAATGTTCAGGTAAGAATCAGGTATAATTAGGTGTGTTGGCACTGCTTTTTGATGTTGTTACTCCACATCAGATCTACAAAGACTGCCAACACCTGCTCTgtatcagtgacatcatcacagctggCCACCTTCTTTATACACACAGTCCGCTCAAGAGATtcactatacacacacacgaggCTCAGAAAGTGCACACAAGGAAAAATCCTTCTCCTGACAGGAAAGGAATTTTCCCTTCATAACTTGAGAGTACATGTATGAAAATATTAAGTATTCACACTTGATTCCTGACGAGAGTTTGCTACACAAAGCTTGATTGCACATTTGTCAAATCTTTGAGTCACATATGTGCTTTAGTACTAAGTGCACTGTAGATTGTAGAGAAACCATGATGGAGCTGCTACGAAGGGACAATGAGTTTCAGGGTATGGTCTAGGGCCACAGCTGTCAGGCCCCACACTCGATGCTTCCCGTTACAAAACACTGGGAGGGTGTAGCCGTACTTGTCGCCGACGCGGAAGTGTGTGTAGCCGCGGTTCTGAGGGTTGCACAGGTGGGACAAAGACAGGGTGAAAATCTCCTCCACCTGGGGAGGAAAACACTGGTTATAACTTTGGACCTGAACCGTAACCAACCAGAGAAGTGGAGTGTTTTAAAGTAAATGTTTTACTATCTATTGATTTGTATTTTTACTCTGATAGtttaaaaaacagaagagaTTATTGAGAACAAATGAACAGATAATAAAAGCTGTATGCTGCTTTAAAACTGATTTGAAACAAAGTCACCCTGAGAGATCATCTGGTGACAGAACAATACTGTAAGTAGACTGACCATAATATACCTCTAGTGTTTATTAGggcctaatagtcgaccaaacactcaggatttcaggtaaatcgGCTATGATACTGTGCTTGTAACAGTTGcatagcaacctcagacacaacctgccgaTGCACTCTTAAAAGCTGGCACAAGAAAGGCATCGTGTTTTCAAGGCAGTTAAAGACACaacatgtgtacggcccctaatttccagagctggtacctgtggttattctaCAGGCTatttaataacatgtcaggcaggaaatccaaaccactgtgttgccccacccaaaatatgtaatttaataattaaattaatatcgtaaacattgactagtcgactaatggaccTAAATGACAGCTATTAGTCAACTATGGAAATTCTTAGTCGGAGCCAGCTGTAATCTCAACAATGTTCATAAACAAAGTCCCAAGTTATTTACACACGTGAAAATCTGCCTCTCTCAAGAGGATATAAAACATAGaagtgctgaaaataaatgaatataccTCTCCAGGGTTTGGTTTGAAGGATAACTCCTCTATGGGGCCGAGGTTTGCCAGCACAGGAGCGACCAGCATCCCCGACTGGTGAAAAAGATGAAAGACACAAACAGTGTCAGAATCCAACACTAACACGTCAGTTGGTCAGATGGATTTGTttgtaaattaaaacatatatgACAGGCTAATCACAACGAAAGACTCCgtataaacatatttaaaactgCCAAggattaaaatacacaaaaaaagcCTTAGAGGTTATTTCCCTTGTGGTCCCCTATTGCAGAAGAAGATGGTAGACTTGATACAAAAGGGTCAAAATGGTCAAG is drawn from Epinephelus fuscoguttatus linkage group LG5, E.fuscoguttatus.final_Chr_v1 and contains these coding sequences:
- the nudt8 gene encoding nucleoside diphosphate-linked moiety X motif 8 isoform X2, which encodes MSVICSFAGGKSDPSDRDDVVATALREAREELGVSVAAEKVWGLLKPLRDRSGMLVAPVLANLGPIEELSFKPNPGEVEEIFTLSLSHLCNPQNRGYTHFRVGDKYGYTLPVFCNGKHRVWGLTAVALDHTLKLIVPS